A single Pararhizobium sp. A13 DNA region contains:
- a CDS encoding TetR/AcrR family transcriptional regulator, with protein sequence MARVNLERRASIGEAKRARTRAAILEAARACYAAPGRASVTVEAVIQTAGLAKGTFYLHFRDLPALEAELGDALIAELSERLEPARLAVDNPLTRMATAVITLLRSLAAAPAQARLAARAAVMLPDVAQAVQARLRGDLADAQSAGLLAVGSVDLAARIVVALVEQASWLFSVSRIDATARNADAFAQQISARGASDSYGPRFPRPTGTPAQPAPLAHGHD encoded by the coding sequence ATGGCACGGGTAAATCTGGAGCGTCGGGCGTCGATCGGCGAGGCAAAGCGTGCCCGCACCCGCGCCGCGATCCTTGAGGCCGCGCGCGCCTGCTATGCCGCCCCGGGCAGAGCCTCCGTGACGGTGGAGGCGGTGATCCAGACCGCAGGGCTGGCGAAGGGGACCTTTTACCTGCATTTTCGGGACCTTCCGGCTCTGGAGGCTGAGCTGGGCGACGCGCTTATCGCGGAGTTGAGCGAGCGTTTGGAGCCCGCCCGTCTGGCCGTCGACAATCCGCTGACCCGCATGGCCACGGCCGTGATCACATTGCTTCGCTCCCTGGCGGCGGCGCCAGCGCAGGCACGTCTCGCCGCCCGCGCAGCCGTTATGCTACCGGACGTCGCCCAGGCGGTGCAGGCCCGCCTGAGGGGGGACCTGGCCGATGCCCAATCGGCCGGCCTGCTGGCGGTCGGGTCGGTCGACCTCGCCGCCCGCATCGTCGTCGCGCTTGTCGAGCAGGCTTCATGGCTTTTCAGCGTGAGCAGGATCGACGCGACGGCACGCAACGCCGACGCCTTTGCGCAACAGATATCCGCACGCGGCGCCTCGGATTCGTACGGGCCGAGATTCCCTCGGCCGACGGGTACGCCAGCCCAGCCTGCACCCCTCGCGCATGGTCACGACTAG
- a CDS encoding adenylate/guanylate cyclase domain-containing protein, with the protein MAVTDKLRQNLADSRFGARLLVLIVLLMIAGLPLAVWLDINSLSRDALQRQAQDMSSLITSIRSYYATNVVGRVLAAHADGQATETVISHNYATIPGAIPLPATLSLELGSVIKEQQANISYRFISDLPFKNRTAHPMDAFETSALATLRADSKQTVTNIAREGFNNIYRLVTPVVMGPACVACHNSHPESPKTDWKVGDVRGIQEVTITQPFARNAFAFKYLLLYFFFVAIVGMTFIVLQRRHARVIKNFNRELEAANEFLASISLKISRYLSPQIYKSIFSGQKDVVVHTERKRLTIFFSDIKDFTATTERLQPEALTEMLNEYLTEMSNIALGHGGTIDKFIGDAILVFFGDPETKGATEDAKACIRMAMDMQQRLGELKAKWRSDGTEEPFVVRMGINTGYCNVGNFGSNDRMDYTIIGAEANLAARLQSIAEGGKIVISYETYALVQDIVDAHALPPITMKGIQREIVPYMIDGLLAGADKKARILSEHLVGLDLHLDIGQLDPEEKLRVRKALADAMAALDGAP; encoded by the coding sequence ATGGCTGTTACCGACAAGTTGCGACAGAACCTCGCCGACAGCCGCTTCGGAGCGCGGCTGCTCGTGCTGATCGTGCTGCTGATGATTGCCGGTCTTCCGCTCGCAGTATGGCTCGATATCAACAGCCTCTCGCGTGATGCCCTGCAGCGGCAGGCGCAGGACATGAGTTCACTGATTACCAGTATCCGTTCCTATTATGCGACGAACGTGGTGGGCCGGGTATTGGCCGCCCATGCGGACGGACAGGCGACCGAGACGGTCATCTCGCACAATTACGCGACCATCCCCGGCGCGATTCCGTTGCCAGCGACGCTCTCACTGGAACTTGGCAGCGTCATCAAGGAGCAACAAGCCAACATCTCCTATCGCTTCATCTCCGACCTGCCGTTCAAGAACCGCACCGCGCATCCGATGGATGCCTTCGAGACCTCGGCGCTCGCCACGCTGCGGGCGGATTCGAAGCAGACCGTGACGAACATTGCGCGCGAAGGTTTCAACAACATTTACCGCCTGGTCACGCCGGTCGTCATGGGGCCGGCTTGCGTGGCCTGCCACAACAGCCATCCGGAAAGCCCGAAAACGGACTGGAAGGTTGGCGACGTACGCGGCATCCAGGAGGTGACGATTACCCAGCCCTTCGCCCGTAACGCATTTGCCTTCAAATATCTGCTGCTCTATTTTTTCTTCGTCGCGATCGTGGGCATGACCTTCATCGTTTTGCAGCGACGGCACGCGCGCGTCATCAAAAACTTCAACCGGGAGCTGGAAGCGGCCAATGAGTTCCTGGCCAGCATCTCGCTCAAGATTTCGCGCTATCTCTCGCCGCAGATCTACAAGAGCATCTTCAGTGGGCAGAAGGACGTGGTGGTTCACACCGAGCGGAAGCGACTGACGATCTTCTTTTCTGACATCAAGGATTTCACGGCGACCACGGAGCGGCTTCAGCCGGAAGCGCTGACGGAGATGCTGAACGAATATCTGACGGAGATGTCGAACATAGCGCTGGGCCATGGCGGCACGATCGACAAGTTCATTGGCGACGCGATCCTCGTCTTCTTCGGTGATCCCGAGACAAAGGGAGCGACCGAAGACGCCAAGGCCTGCATTCGCATGGCGATGGACATGCAGCAGCGACTGGGTGAACTGAAGGCAAAGTGGCGCAGCGACGGCACGGAGGAACCCTTCGTGGTACGCATGGGGATCAATACCGGCTATTGCAATGTTGGAAACTTCGGCAGCAACGACCGGATGGACTACACGATCATCGGCGCCGAGGCGAACCTCGCCGCACGGCTGCAGAGCATCGCCGAAGGCGGCAAGATCGTCATCAGCTACGAAACCTATGCGCTGGTGCAGGATATCGTCGATGCGCATGCGCTTCCGCCGATTACAATGAAGGGCATCCAACGCGAGATTGTGCCCTATATGATAGACGGCCTGCTGGCCGGTGCCGACAAAAAGGCCCGAATCCTGAGCGAGCACCTGGTCGGGCTTGACCTTCATCTCGACATCGGCCAGCTCGACCCTGAGGAGAAATTACGTGTCCGAAAGGCGCTGGCGGACGCCATGGCCGCGCTCGACGGCGCTCCATGA
- a CDS encoding type II toxin-antitoxin system VapC family toxin, with translation MKVTADTNVLLRAFVADDAKQARAAVDLLANSEIVAVSLQSLCEFVWVLTRQYQTAREDVSAAIRALLNTENVVVNRPAVDAGLTVLEAGGDFADGIIAYDGSWLGGETFVSFDKKAIKLLSALGQSSRLLS, from the coding sequence ATGAAGGTGACCGCAGATACCAATGTGTTGCTACGAGCCTTTGTTGCCGACGATGCCAAGCAGGCGAGGGCCGCAGTCGATCTTCTGGCCAACTCGGAAATCGTTGCGGTGAGCCTGCAATCTTTATGTGAATTTGTCTGGGTCTTGACCCGCCAGTACCAGACTGCACGGGAAGATGTTTCAGCAGCGATCCGTGCCTTGCTTAACACTGAGAATGTAGTGGTCAATCGACCCGCCGTCGACGCGGGCCTGACGGTTCTGGAAGCCGGTGGTGATTTCGCCGATGGAATTATTGCCTATGACGGCAGCTGGCTTGGTGGCGAGACTTTCGTTTCGTTCGACAAGAAGGCAATAAAGCTCCTCTCCGCTTTAGGGCAGTCCAGCCGTCTTCTATCCTGA
- a CDS encoding transcriptional regulator, which yields MTTLTVTTRGQVTFRKDILQHLGIRPGEKIELNLLPDGKAELVAVRSKGSFRDLHGFLKGKTNGRVLSVEEINDAIADAGAMAGTNKA from the coding sequence ATGACAACACTAACGGTAACGACACGCGGTCAGGTGACATTTCGCAAAGATATACTCCAGCATCTGGGTATCCGACCCGGTGAAAAAATCGAGCTGAATCTGCTGCCGGATGGCAAAGCGGAACTGGTGGCTGTTCGATCGAAAGGCTCGTTTCGGGATCTCCATGGTTTCCTGAAGGGAAAGACGAATGGCAGGGTTCTCAGTGTTGAGGAGATAAACGACGCCATTGCTGACGCGGGCGCGATGGCTGGGACCAACAAAGCATGA
- a CDS encoding J domain-containing protein: MTLDSKIFVGLRSARKRSAPASEPAGPKCQWDGCEKISAHRAPVGPGAEGLYLLFCLEHVKEYNKGYSFTAAPSNADIARYQREAATGSRPTFGTRVNQATEIPIPSTVRSGSAKTLNARRTAAHHQAQKSSLQRRKLKVLEAKAFETLGLSPEATPEEIRSRYKERLKMHHPDVNQGSRTSEDELRASIEAHKILKLNGFC, translated from the coding sequence ATGACGCTTGATTCGAAAATATTTGTTGGGCTTAGATCTGCCCGCAAAAGGTCCGCTCCCGCCAGCGAACCCGCAGGTCCGAAATGCCAATGGGATGGTTGCGAAAAGATTAGCGCGCATCGCGCTCCTGTTGGGCCGGGTGCGGAAGGCCTGTATCTGTTGTTCTGTCTTGAGCATGTGAAAGAATACAACAAGGGATACAGCTTCACGGCGGCTCCATCGAACGCGGACATCGCCCGCTACCAAAGGGAAGCGGCGACCGGCAGTCGTCCGACCTTTGGAACCCGTGTCAACCAAGCGACCGAAATCCCGATCCCGTCCACTGTCCGCTCCGGTTCTGCGAAGACATTAAATGCCCGCAGAACCGCCGCGCACCACCAGGCACAAAAGAGCAGTCTCCAAAGACGAAAACTCAAGGTGCTCGAAGCCAAGGCTTTCGAGACACTCGGTCTTTCGCCGGAGGCGACACCGGAGGAAATCAGGAGCCGCTATAAGGAACGGCTCAAAATGCACCATCCCGACGTCAACCAAGGTAGCCGTACCTCCGAAGACGAGCTACGCGCCTCAATCGAGGCGCATAAGATCCTCAAACTGAACGGATTTTGCTAA
- a CDS encoding response regulator, giving the protein MQLVPKTVAVVEDDQSMRRSVQRLLDAHGFVTSGFPSAEAYLSDKAAATFSCLVLDVDLGGMSGTELQQVLTESGSTIPVIFITALEDDSIEEEAVRGGCIAYLHKPFPGSVLVKAINDALA; this is encoded by the coding sequence TTGCAACTCGTACCGAAAACAGTGGCCGTCGTCGAAGACGATCAAAGCATGCGCCGGAGCGTGCAGCGGCTGCTCGACGCCCACGGGTTTGTCACGAGCGGTTTCCCTTCGGCCGAGGCGTACCTGAGCGACAAAGCGGCGGCCACGTTCTCGTGTCTCGTGCTCGACGTCGATCTCGGCGGGATGTCGGGGACGGAGTTGCAGCAGGTCCTGACGGAATCCGGCTCCACGATCCCCGTCATCTTCATCACCGCTCTCGAGGATGACTCCATCGAGGAGGAGGCCGTACGAGGAGGCTGCATCGCCTATCTTCACAAACCGTTCCCCGGTTCCGTCCTCGTGAAGGCGATAAACGACGCGCTGGCTTGA
- a CDS encoding response regulator, translating to MEPVVHVVDDDHSFRTAVGRLIATCGFRVALYESGEMFLSQPPAPGPGCILLDLQMPGLRGVELQNRLAETAPLLPVIYLSGQGDIHATVLAIKAGAEDFLEKPASAEALKEAIERALLQYEKRRLDDARARGFEDLVASLTPRESEVFGLMVRGQRNKQIAYAISTSERTVKAHRHCVMEKLKAHSLAEAVSIAERIGLLGPH from the coding sequence ATGGAACCTGTCGTACACGTCGTGGATGACGACCATTCGTTTCGAACCGCGGTCGGACGACTGATCGCAACCTGCGGTTTTCGGGTCGCCCTCTATGAATCCGGGGAGATGTTTCTCTCCCAACCACCCGCGCCCGGACCCGGCTGCATCCTGCTTGATCTGCAAATGCCGGGCCTGCGTGGCGTGGAACTGCAGAACCGGCTTGCCGAGACAGCACCGCTGCTCCCCGTAATATACCTGTCCGGGCAAGGGGATATCCACGCGACGGTTCTGGCGATCAAGGCAGGTGCCGAGGACTTTCTCGAGAAGCCTGCCTCGGCGGAGGCTTTGAAGGAAGCAATCGAAAGGGCGCTGCTGCAATACGAGAAAAGGCGCCTCGACGACGCTCGCGCCCGCGGGTTCGAAGATCTGGTCGCAAGTCTGACACCGCGCGAATCCGAGGTGTTCGGCCTGATGGTTCGCGGACAGCGCAACAAGCAGATCGCCTACGCGATCAGCACCTCCGAGAGAACCGTCAAGGCACATCGGCATTGCGTCATGGAAAAATTGAAGGCTCACTCGCTCGCCGAGGCCGTCTCGATTGCGGAACGGATCGGCCTGCTTGGCCCCCACTAG
- a CDS encoding sensor histidine kinase: MTTVPRWKVRSSRSAQQSAALCCLLVLTFFASAAFPAEIDRVPRVLVLYPYDERVAATTAAGEAVRTRLLTATAGRIDIFSEFLDLSRFPEKTHLERMAQYLSEKYADHRPDVVIALGEESLGFVLSNRARMVPAARIVFAGFSVSTVEGMGLPDDVVGVFTEFRIARTLEMARGLQPDARHLVIIGGSADFDRSWLATARADLAEIAKDYETTYLEDLSIDEFTERAANLPPDSIVLALTIFKDSTGRNFIPREAIRQIARISSAPIYGPYATYIDHGVVGGNVVTFESLGAAVADLAVNAIRGKPIKSVYAQQSFVVDARELKRWGLSPDRLPPGTEQKYQEKTLWEEHSLTVVTVIAVIAAQGAVIAGLLVERRRRRAAEMESGVRLLELVHLNQSATAGALSASIAHELNQPLGAIRSNAEAAELLLRGEVPDLDLIRQIAADVLYDVQRAGDIIQRLRSLLKKRVEIDWQEFDLNDAIRSSVQILGSEAERRNIAVSVKGGEGALLVRADKVHIQQVILNLATNAMDAMLEVAASDRRLVFQTRLTRDAKVELSISDTGRGIPSEKLVGVFEVFYTTKPAGTGLGLPIARMIVETYAGRIWADNRPEGGAVLSFVLPLARSV; encoded by the coding sequence ATGACGACTGTGCCCAGATGGAAGGTTCGATCAAGTCGATCCGCCCAGCAGTCGGCCGCTCTCTGCTGCCTTCTTGTCCTGACGTTCTTCGCCTCAGCGGCGTTCCCGGCGGAGATCGACAGGGTACCCCGCGTGCTTGTCCTCTACCCGTATGATGAAAGGGTGGCCGCAACGACCGCTGCCGGGGAGGCCGTGAGAACCCGCCTGCTGACCGCTACGGCTGGCAGGATCGACATCTTCTCGGAGTTCCTCGATCTTTCCAGATTTCCCGAAAAAACCCACCTCGAACGCATGGCGCAGTATCTTTCCGAGAAGTATGCCGATCATCGCCCCGACGTGGTGATCGCGCTCGGCGAGGAGTCACTGGGCTTCGTGCTTTCTAACCGCGCGCGCATGGTGCCGGCGGCTCGGATAGTCTTCGCAGGTTTCAGCGTGTCGACGGTGGAAGGGATGGGCCTGCCAGACGACGTGGTCGGGGTCTTCACCGAGTTCCGGATCGCAAGAACGCTGGAGATGGCACGGGGGCTGCAGCCGGATGCGCGCCATCTCGTGATCATCGGAGGGTCGGCGGATTTCGACCGTTCGTGGCTCGCAACGGCCCGTGCCGACCTCGCCGAGATCGCCAAGGACTACGAGACCACATACCTGGAAGACCTGTCGATCGATGAGTTCACCGAACGCGCGGCCAACCTTCCCCCCGACAGCATCGTGCTCGCTCTGACCATCTTCAAGGACAGCACTGGCCGCAACTTCATCCCGCGCGAAGCGATCCGGCAGATAGCGCGAATCTCAAGCGCTCCGATCTATGGGCCGTACGCCACGTATATCGACCACGGCGTTGTCGGAGGCAACGTCGTGACCTTCGAGTCTCTGGGAGCGGCGGTCGCCGACCTTGCCGTCAATGCCATCCGGGGCAAGCCGATCAAGAGCGTCTACGCTCAGCAGTCGTTCGTCGTCGATGCGAGGGAACTGAAGCGATGGGGCCTGTCGCCGGACAGACTTCCTCCCGGAACCGAGCAGAAGTACCAGGAGAAGACCCTGTGGGAGGAGCACTCGCTGACGGTAGTGACTGTGATCGCTGTCATCGCGGCACAGGGCGCGGTGATAGCGGGTCTCCTTGTCGAGCGCCGACGCCGGCGCGCCGCCGAAATGGAATCAGGGGTCCGCCTCCTCGAACTGGTGCATCTCAATCAATCCGCCACGGCGGGAGCCCTGTCAGCCTCGATCGCGCATGAACTCAACCAGCCGCTCGGCGCTATCCGCAGCAACGCGGAAGCTGCCGAGCTCCTGCTGCGCGGCGAGGTGCCGGACCTTGACCTCATACGGCAGATCGCCGCGGACGTTCTCTACGACGTGCAACGCGCTGGAGACATCATCCAGCGATTGAGAAGTCTTCTCAAAAAACGCGTCGAGATCGACTGGCAGGAATTTGACCTCAACGACGCGATCAGGAGTTCTGTCCAAATTCTCGGCTCCGAGGCCGAGCGGCGAAACATCGCGGTGAGCGTGAAGGGCGGAGAGGGCGCGCTGCTGGTCCGGGCCGACAAGGTGCATATCCAGCAGGTCATCCTCAATCTGGCGACGAACGCCATGGACGCCATGCTCGAAGTGGCGGCGAGCGACCGAAGACTGGTGTTTCAGACGCGGCTCACCAGGGACGCGAAAGTCGAGCTGTCGATTTCGGATACGGGGCGCGGGATTCCGAGTGAAAAGCTCGTGGGTGTCTTCGAGGTGTTCTACACCACCAAGCCGGCCGGAACCGGGCTCGGCCTTCCCATCGCCCGGATGATAGTGGAAACATACGCAGGCAGGATCTGGGCAGACAACCGCCCGGAAGGAGGGGCCGTCTTAAGCTTCGTCCTGCCTCTGGCGCGGAGTGTGTAG
- a CDS encoding arylsulfatase yields MKSRFLRYGMGAWTATAMFWGVLAPAQAQDAQKKPNILFIVSDDTGYGDLGPYGGGEGRGMPTPNIDKLANEGMTFFSFYAQPSCTPGRAAMQTGRIPNRSGMTTVAFQGQGGGLPAAEWTLASVLKRGGYHTYFTGKWHLGEADYALPNAQGYDEMRYAGLYHLNAYTYADPTWFPDMDPELRAMFQKVTKGALSGKAGGEVKEDFKINGQYVDTPVIGGKEGVVGIPFFDGYVEKAALGFLDEAAKTPDEPFFINVNFMKVHQPNMPAPEFQHKSLSKSKYADSVVELDARIGRIMDKLRETGLDRNTLVFYTTDNGAWQDVYPDAGYTPFRGTKGTVREGGNRVPAIAVWPGKIKPASKNHDIVGGLDLMATFAAVGSVPLPDKDREDKPIMFDSYDMSPILLGTGKSARKSWFYFTENELTPGAARVGNYKAVFNLRGDNGQATGGLAVDSNLGWKGAESYVATVPQVFDLWQDPQERYDIFMNSYTERTWTLVTISAAIKDLMKTYVQYPPRKLQSESYSGPVTLSNYQRFEWAREQLAKEGVTIAMPTGN; encoded by the coding sequence ATGAAGTCCAGATTTCTCAGATACGGCATGGGAGCGTGGACGGCCACGGCCATGTTCTGGGGCGTGCTCGCCCCGGCGCAGGCCCAGGACGCGCAGAAAAAGCCCAACATCCTGTTCATCGTGTCCGATGACACAGGTTACGGCGATCTCGGCCCCTATGGTGGTGGCGAAGGCCGGGGCATGCCGACCCCCAACATCGACAAGCTGGCGAACGAAGGCATGACCTTCTTCTCCTTCTACGCACAGCCGAGCTGCACGCCCGGACGCGCCGCGATGCAGACCGGACGGATTCCGAACCGCAGCGGCATGACCACGGTGGCCTTCCAGGGCCAGGGTGGCGGGCTTCCGGCGGCGGAATGGACGCTTGCGTCGGTGCTGAAGCGCGGCGGTTATCACACCTACTTCACCGGGAAGTGGCACCTTGGCGAGGCAGACTACGCGCTGCCGAACGCCCAGGGCTATGACGAGATGAGATATGCCGGCCTTTACCATCTCAACGCATACACCTATGCCGATCCGACGTGGTTCCCCGACATGGACCCGGAACTGCGGGCCATGTTCCAGAAAGTGACGAAGGGCGCGCTGTCCGGCAAAGCCGGTGGCGAGGTGAAGGAAGACTTCAAGATCAACGGACAGTACGTCGATACTCCCGTGATTGGCGGCAAGGAAGGCGTGGTCGGCATTCCCTTCTTCGACGGCTACGTCGAGAAGGCGGCACTGGGATTCCTCGATGAAGCCGCCAAGACGCCGGATGAGCCGTTCTTCATCAATGTCAATTTCATGAAGGTGCACCAGCCGAACATGCCGGCCCCGGAGTTCCAGCACAAATCCCTATCGAAGAGCAAGTATGCGGATTCGGTCGTGGAGCTGGACGCCCGAATTGGCCGGATCATGGACAAGCTCCGTGAAACCGGACTCGACAGGAACACGCTGGTTTTCTACACGACGGACAATGGTGCCTGGCAGGATGTCTACCCTGACGCCGGATACACGCCATTCCGCGGAACGAAGGGCACCGTGCGTGAAGGCGGCAATCGCGTTCCTGCTATCGCTGTGTGGCCAGGCAAGATCAAACCTGCCTCGAAGAACCACGACATCGTTGGCGGTCTCGACTTGATGGCGACATTCGCCGCGGTCGGTAGTGTGCCGCTTCCCGACAAAGACCGCGAGGACAAGCCGATCATGTTCGACAGTTACGACATGTCGCCCATACTGCTCGGCACTGGCAAGTCAGCGCGCAAGAGCTGGTTCTATTTCACCGAGAACGAGTTGACGCCCGGTGCTGCCCGTGTCGGCAACTATAAGGCCGTGTTCAACCTGCGGGGTGACAACGGACAGGCAACCGGCGGTTTGGCCGTGGACTCGAACCTCGGATGGAAGGGCGCAGAGTCCTACGTGGCGACGGTGCCCCAGGTCTTCGACCTGTGGCAGGATCCGCAGGAGCGCTACGACATCTTCATGAACAGCTACACCGAGCGCACCTGGACTCTGGTGACCATCTCGGCCGCCATCAAGGATCTCATGAAGACCTATGTGCAATATCCGCCGCGGAAGCTGCAAAGCGAATCCTACAGCGGCCCCGTTACCCTTTCGAACTACCAGCGGTTCGAATGGGCGCGGGAGCAATTGGCGAAGGAAGGCGTGACAATTGCGATGCCGACGGGCAACTGA
- a CDS encoding tetratricopeptide repeat protein: MAGLLAAFWLSCLFVTSQASAAEKTPVLIDDPLISRHDGFVDEKRCASCHTDQASAFAKSNHAKAMAVADEMTVLGDLNNVRFEHDDVETTFFRRGSGFHVRTEGPDGKAADFEIKYTFGYEPLQQYLADIGGGRLQALDVAWDTVARRWFWLGQGKAAEPGSTYHWTGPFYRWNRTCIDCHSTDPRANFEPATNEYKSTYVATSIGCQSCHGAGAKHVDWAEARGSGVPSAVEVDVGLPKIDTQVCFGCHSRRMRLGEAPTPQTTFLDAFSPALMSPDLYHSDGQILDEVFEWGSFQQSKMARAGVTCLDCHSPHEGAVKTVGNALCTQCHAATAPERFASADPSGSFDEPSHTHHAVGTAGAQCVSCHMPRRTYMKVDPRRDHSLVIPRPDLSAAYGTPNACTGCHEDRTGSWAAVNMDRWYGTGWRQRPTTAHAFYGAARNDPASIELLRKLVAEKGQAGIVKGSAIVAMSGVPGADVASDVRAAAADADPLVRLGAAEAARNLPAEQRWGAIGNLAGDEARAVRIAAATALGSTLPASLFGDDRRAFEAAIGDLRAYVRANADVAEIQNNYGTFLFQQQRPFEAEGFFQQAIILDPTFSGALRNLGELYRATGHNEKSEQAYADAVSVSPGDAELRYGHGLSLVRQKTMDEAIGEFEQAVRLDQSNTRYKTTLSAALDAVGRTPEAFELLERTIASGGSDAELLRTAIGYGLKLGRLRESLRLAQALARLQPDDPQIADLIRQLREASGTK; this comes from the coding sequence ATGGCAGGTCTCCTGGCAGCCTTCTGGCTCAGTTGCCTGTTTGTCACCAGTCAGGCTTCTGCGGCCGAGAAAACCCCGGTTCTCATCGACGACCCGTTGATCTCAAGGCATGACGGTTTCGTGGACGAGAAAAGGTGCGCATCCTGCCACACGGATCAGGCGTCCGCATTTGCAAAATCCAACCACGCCAAGGCGATGGCGGTCGCCGACGAAATGACGGTGCTGGGCGATTTAAACAATGTCCGTTTCGAGCATGATGATGTCGAGACGACCTTCTTCAGGCGAGGCAGTGGCTTCCATGTCCGAACCGAAGGACCGGACGGCAAGGCGGCCGACTTCGAGATCAAATATACCTTCGGCTACGAGCCGCTCCAGCAGTACCTCGCCGACATCGGCGGCGGACGGCTGCAAGCCCTCGACGTAGCCTGGGACACGGTCGCCCGCAGGTGGTTCTGGCTTGGCCAGGGCAAGGCGGCGGAGCCTGGCTCCACCTATCACTGGACTGGGCCGTTCTACCGTTGGAACCGGACATGCATCGACTGCCATTCCACGGATCCTCGAGCTAACTTCGAGCCAGCGACGAACGAATACAAATCAACCTATGTCGCGACCAGCATCGGCTGCCAGTCCTGCCACGGCGCTGGAGCGAAGCATGTGGACTGGGCGGAGGCCAGGGGGTCCGGCGTTCCAAGCGCTGTCGAAGTCGATGTGGGTCTGCCAAAGATCGACACTCAAGTCTGCTTCGGCTGCCACTCACGTCGGATGCGGCTTGGCGAAGCGCCGACACCGCAGACGACCTTTCTCGACGCCTTCTCACCAGCGCTTATGTCCCCGGACCTCTATCACAGCGACGGCCAGATCCTCGACGAAGTGTTCGAATGGGGTTCCTTCCAGCAAAGCAAGATGGCAAGGGCGGGCGTCACATGTCTGGACTGCCACAGTCCGCATGAGGGTGCAGTCAAGACGGTCGGCAACGCCTTGTGCACCCAATGCCACGCAGCGACAGCACCGGAACGCTTCGCCAGCGCCGATCCCAGCGGCTCGTTCGATGAACCGTCCCATACCCATCATGCGGTGGGAACGGCCGGGGCCCAATGTGTGAGCTGCCACATGCCCAGGCGCACCTACATGAAGGTTGACCCCCGCCGCGACCATTCGCTTGTCATCCCACGCCCCGATCTGTCGGCGGCCTACGGAACTCCGAACGCCTGCACCGGGTGCCATGAGGATCGGACCGGTTCCTGGGCAGCTGTGAACATGGACAGATGGTACGGCACTGGCTGGCGGCAGCGACCGACGACCGCACATGCGTTCTATGGTGCTGCGCGCAACGATCCGGCTTCGATCGAACTCCTGCGCAAGCTGGTTGCCGAAAAAGGACAGGCAGGCATCGTCAAGGGCAGCGCGATCGTCGCGATGAGCGGCGTGCCAGGCGCGGATGTCGCTTCGGACGTCAGGGCTGCCGCAGCAGACGCCGATCCCCTTGTCCGGCTCGGAGCGGCTGAGGCGGCGCGCAATCTTCCGGCCGAGCAGAGATGGGGGGCGATTGGCAACTTGGCCGGAGACGAAGCGCGGGCGGTGCGCATCGCAGCCGCCACGGCGCTGGGCAGCACATTGCCTGCCAGCCTCTTTGGAGACGACCGCCGGGCCTTCGAGGCGGCGATCGGGGACCTTCGCGCCTACGTCCGGGCCAACGCCGACGTCGCCGAGATTCAGAACAACTACGGGACCTTCCTGTTCCAGCAGCAGCGTCCGTTCGAGGCGGAGGGGTTTTTCCAACAGGCGATCATTCTCGACCCGACCTTTTCAGGTGCCCTCCGCAACTTGGGCGAACTCTACCGGGCAACGGGCCACAATGAAAAGTCCGAACAGGCCTACGCCGATGCGGTGAGCGTGTCGCCAGGGGACGCGGAACTGCGCTATGGTCACGGGCTTTCGCTCGTGCGTCAGAAAACGATGGATGAGGCGATCGGTGAATTCGAGCAGGCAGTGCGTCTGGATCAGAGCAATACCAGGTACAAGACGACGCTCTCGGCAGCGCTCGATGCGGTCGGCAGGACGCCGGAGGCCTTCGAGCTACTCGAAAGAACGATTGCGAGCGGCGGATCGGATGCCGAACTCCTGCGAACGGCAATCGGCTACGGCCTCAAACTCGGGCGTCTGCGGGAATCGCTGAGATTGGCCCAGGCATTGGCCCGTCTGCAACCGGACGACCCACAGATTGCAGACCTGATCAGGCAACTGCGCGAGGCATCCGGCACCAAATGA